A single window of Desulfovibrio sp. G11 DNA harbors:
- the infC gene encoding translation initiation factor IF-3 has product MRFRRDMPQDSVRRNEMIRAREVRVIAADGEQLGILQRNEAIVMAKEAGMDLVEVSSNSEPPVCRIMDYGKFKYEQQKKKQEAKKRQAVVQIKEIKVRPKTDDHDYETKVRHIRRFLEEGDRCKITVFFRGREIVHKDRGIAILERVVQDLADIARVDQEPRAEGRTLQMMLVPKK; this is encoded by the coding sequence ATGAGATTCCGCCGCGACATGCCGCAAGACAGCGTACGTCGCAACGAAATGATCCGCGCCCGTGAAGTGCGCGTGATCGCCGCCGATGGCGAGCAGCTTGGTATTTTGCAACGTAACGAAGCCATTGTGATGGCCAAAGAAGCGGGCATGGACCTGGTGGAAGTTTCTTCCAACTCCGAGCCGCCCGTTTGCCGCATAATGGATTACGGCAAGTTCAAATACGAGCAGCAGAAGAAAAAGCAGGAAGCCAAAAAACGCCAGGCTGTGGTGCAGATCAAGGAAATCAAGGTCCGCCCCAAGACGGATGACCATGACTACGAAACCAAGGTCCGCCACATCCGCCGCTTTCTGGAAGAAGGCGACCGCTGTAAGATCACCGTGTTTTTCAGGGGCCGTGAAATCGTCCATAAAGACCGCGGCATAGCCATTCTGGAGCGAGTGGTGCAAGACCTGGCCGATATTGCCAGGGTCGATCAGGAACCCCGCGCCGAAGGCCGCACCCTGCAGATGATGCTGGTACCCAAAAAGTAA
- the rpmI gene encoding 50S ribosomal protein L35: MPKIKTRRSAAKRFSQTGSGKFKRRRQNLRHILTKKAASRKMRLGQSTTVDKANEKAVRRMLPNG, from the coding sequence ATGCCCAAGATCAAAACCCGGCGTTCCGCCGCCAAGCGTTTTTCGCAAACCGGCAGCGGCAAGTTCAAGCGTCGTCGCCAGAACCTGCGCCACATTCTTACCAAAAAGGCCGCCAGCCGCAAAATGCGCCTGGGTCAGTCCACCACCGTGGACAAAGCCAACGAAAAGGCCGTGCGCCGCATGCTGCCCAACGGCTAG
- the rplT gene encoding 50S ribosomal protein L20, with amino-acid sequence MRVKRGLSGHRRHKKYLTAAKGFRGGRSRLYRTAREAVERSLQYAYVGRKLRKRDFRTLWILRINAGARLSGLSYSRFMHGLKLAGIELNRKVLADLAVYKKDDFAKIVDMAKAALGK; translated from the coding sequence ATGCGTGTCAAGAGAGGTCTTTCCGGTCATCGTCGCCACAAGAAATATTTGACCGCCGCCAAAGGTTTTCGCGGCGGCCGCAGCCGTCTGTACCGCACCGCCCGCGAGGCTGTTGAGCGTTCGCTGCAGTACGCCTATGTGGGCCGCAAGCTGCGCAAGCGCGACTTCCGCACCCTGTGGATCCTGCGCATCAACGCCGGCGCCCGCCTGAGCGGTCTTTCCTACAGCCGCTTCATGCACGGGCTCAAGCTTGCAGGCATTGAACTGAACCGTAAGGTTCTTGCTGATCTGGCCGTCTACAAGAAAGACGACTTCGCCAAGATCGTCGACATGGCCAAGGCTGCCCTGGGCAAATAA
- the pheS gene encoding phenylalanine--tRNA ligase subunit alpha encodes MDLISALEGLVPELEKGLDQASSLEGLEALRVDFLGRKGRIAQIMSRLPSLAPEQRPAVGQTANSVKERCNALFESRKGALEAGREAEALKRFDPSVPGRAPWSGTLHPTTLVMEEICGVFQGLGFDVASGPEVELDYYNFEALNMPPEHPARDMQDTLYITDKVLMRTHTSPVQARTMLHRKPPLAVVVPGKVYRRDSDLTHTPMFHQIEGLMVGQGINMAHLRGTLTAFVRAIFGSDTRVRFRPSFFPFTEPSAEVDMSCCMCGGQGHIDGSPCRVCKTTGWVEILGCGMVDPAVFEAVGYDADVSGFAFGMGVERVTMLKYGIGDLRMFFENDVRFLGQFAR; translated from the coding sequence ATGGATCTGATTTCTGCACTGGAAGGCCTGGTCCCTGAGCTTGAAAAAGGTCTGGATCAGGCTTCTTCTTTGGAAGGGCTTGAAGCCCTGCGGGTGGATTTTCTGGGCCGCAAGGGCAGGATTGCCCAGATCATGAGCCGCCTTCCCTCGCTCGCCCCGGAGCAGCGCCCCGCCGTGGGGCAAACAGCCAACAGCGTCAAGGAACGCTGCAATGCGCTGTTTGAATCCCGCAAGGGCGCGCTGGAGGCCGGGCGTGAAGCCGAAGCACTCAAGCGCTTCGACCCCTCCGTACCCGGGCGCGCACCGTGGAGCGGCACCCTGCACCCCACCACTCTGGTGATGGAGGAAATCTGCGGCGTTTTTCAGGGACTCGGCTTTGACGTCGCCTCCGGCCCTGAAGTGGAGCTGGACTACTATAACTTTGAGGCCCTCAACATGCCGCCCGAGCACCCTGCCCGCGACATGCAGGATACGCTCTATATCACCGACAAGGTGCTCATGCGCACCCACACCTCGCCCGTGCAGGCCCGCACCATGCTGCACCGCAAACCCCCGCTTGCCGTTGTGGTTCCCGGCAAGGTCTACCGGCGCGACAGCGACCTTACCCATACTCCCATGTTTCATCAGATCGAAGGGCTGATGGTTGGTCAGGGCATCAATATGGCCCACCTGCGCGGCACACTCACGGCCTTTGTCCGCGCCATTTTCGGCAGCGACACCCGTGTGCGCTTCCGGCCGAGCTTTTTTCCCTTTACCGAGCCTTCTGCCGAGGTGGACATGAGCTGCTGCATGTGCGGCGGCCAGGGCCATATTGACGGCAGCCCCTGCCGTGTGTGCAAAACCACGGGCTGGGTTGAGATTCTCGGCTGCGGCATGGTGGACCCGGCAGTGTTTGAAGCCGTTGGTTATGATGCCGATGTCAGCGGCTTTGCCTTCGGTATGGGCGTGGAGCGCGTGACCATGCTCAAATACGGCATTGGCGACCTGCGCATGTTCTTTGAAAACGACGTACGCTTTCTGGGCCAATTCGCCCGCTGA
- a CDS encoding translation initiation factor IF-2 translates to MKTTYAFWANSPAEAKAVLRSASRPCRPRAASGMLRHALACAVTAALLLVPAFLPLTDGCFPTGTKTGGAALAKSAFSPRNSGLEPPGGPKPIEGLPGKDMSRTAEGGMGYTDAYGNTVTESQPEEKSPKRRPRPGAYGHRPAQEHDRPLPDPEQVDDTPVWNFN, encoded by the coding sequence TTGAAAACGACGTACGCTTTCTGGGCCAATTCGCCCGCTGAGGCCAAAGCCGTGTTGCGTTCCGCCAGCCGTCCCTGCCGTCCTCGTGCCGCCTCCGGCATGCTGCGTCACGCCCTTGCCTGCGCAGTGACGGCAGCCCTGCTGCTGGTTCCTGCGTTCTTGCCCTTGACGGACGGCTGTTTTCCGACAGGCACAAAGACCGGCGGCGCTGCTCTGGCAAAATCAGCCTTCAGCCCGCGCAATTCCGGCCTGGAGCCTCCCGGCGGCCCGAAGCCCATTGAAGGCCTGCCCGGCAAGGACATGAGCCGTACTGCCGAGGGCGGCATGGGCTATACCGACGCCTACGGCAATACTGTCACCGAGTCGCAGCCGGAAGAAAAGTCGCCCAAGCGGCGGCCACGGCCAGGAGCTTACGGACACAGGCCCGCGCAGGAGCATGACCGCCCCCTGCCGGACCCCGAACAGGTTGACGACACTCCGGTCTGGAATTTCAACTGA
- the pheT gene encoding phenylalanine--tRNA ligase subunit beta, producing MLLSLSWLREFTPYEGTAEALGDRLTMLGLELEDIRRPFDAIGSIVVGLVVACEDHPQSDHLHVCKVDAGQGELLDIVCGAPNVAEGQKVPVALVGTTMPDGLVIKKAKLRGAPSFGMICSERELGLTEDHAGIMVLPDSFEVGKPLVDQLVLDRELLDISVTPNRADCLSVLGLAREAALAFSLPLNIPGLPLQVDESAPQRLIPIDIEDPDLCRLYSGRVITGAKIGPSPMQVRHRLHAMGVRPVSNIVDVTNYILLEYGQPLHSFDLDKLEGGRIVVSRAKDGEKITTLDGQERILTPQDLCIRDASRAVALAGVMGGLNTEITAESSNVFLESAVFLPAAIRKTSRRLGLSSESSYRFERGIDQQRTVWALDRACAMMAALSGGTVQPGLSVSEPRPFKAASIDFRPARANALLGVKLAPEFDQAVLTGMGCTVDASTDVWRVGQPSWRPDLTREADLIEEVGRVHGLDTIAPELPPVCRDLAHAGEPESRFAFWLRLKHWGAGLGLNEAVNYSFVGHKDLDHLGLPREGRISIMNPLSAEQDALRTALAPGLLHDLRNNLAQGAQGLRFFELAHTFEADAASETTARETGMLGVLLYGSRFDTAWPQAEGDMDYMDLKGIVENLMRFLHLPAPVCTLAAEHPFLLPCVEVAVDGRAAGVMGRVKPAMADEFHARKDVWLAELNLEILRELHDAARVRFRPLPVYPPVRRDITVMAGPGLTVSAVMAHVRGLALPLLEDLVLVDCFEPKPAEGQEAVRNLTFRLTFRHADRTLKDAEVDKEREKVAQSLVAALGVKI from the coding sequence ATGCTGCTCTCACTTTCATGGCTGCGTGAATTTACGCCTTACGAAGGCACGGCTGAAGCTCTGGGCGACCGCCTGACCATGCTCGGCCTGGAGCTGGAAGACATCCGCCGTCCCTTTGACGCCATCGGCTCCATTGTGGTGGGGCTGGTAGTCGCCTGCGAAGACCATCCCCAGTCCGACCACCTGCATGTCTGCAAGGTAGACGCGGGCCAGGGCGAACTGCTGGACATCGTCTGCGGCGCCCCCAACGTGGCCGAAGGCCAAAAGGTGCCCGTAGCCCTTGTGGGCACGACCATGCCTGACGGCCTCGTCATCAAAAAGGCCAAACTGCGCGGCGCGCCGTCATTCGGCATGATCTGTTCCGAGCGCGAACTGGGCCTGACCGAAGACCACGCCGGTATTATGGTGCTGCCCGACAGTTTTGAGGTGGGCAAACCACTGGTTGACCAGCTTGTGCTGGACCGTGAATTGCTGGATATCTCCGTTACGCCCAACAGGGCAGACTGCCTTTCCGTCCTGGGTCTCGCCCGTGAAGCCGCGCTGGCCTTCAGCCTGCCGTTGAACATTCCGGGCCTGCCCCTTCAGGTAGACGAAAGTGCGCCGCAGCGCCTCATTCCCATTGATATTGAAGATCCCGACCTCTGCCGCCTCTATTCCGGCAGGGTCATCACGGGAGCAAAAATCGGCCCCTCCCCCATGCAGGTGCGGCATCGCCTGCATGCCATGGGTGTGCGCCCGGTTTCCAATATTGTGGACGTGACCAACTACATCCTGCTTGAATACGGCCAGCCCCTGCACTCCTTTGACCTCGACAAGCTCGAGGGCGGCCGCATTGTAGTCAGCCGCGCCAAGGACGGCGAAAAAATCACCACCCTCGACGGGCAGGAGCGCATCCTCACCCCGCAGGATCTGTGTATCCGCGATGCTTCGCGCGCCGTGGCACTGGCGGGCGTAATGGGGGGCCTCAATACGGAAATCACCGCAGAAAGCAGCAATGTTTTTCTTGAAAGTGCTGTTTTCCTGCCTGCGGCCATCCGCAAGACCTCGCGCCGGCTTGGACTTTCGTCCGAATCTTCCTACCGGTTTGAACGTGGCATTGACCAGCAGCGCACGGTATGGGCGCTGGACCGCGCCTGCGCCATGATGGCCGCCCTGAGCGGCGGCACGGTACAGCCGGGCCTTTCCGTTTCCGAACCGCGCCCCTTCAAGGCCGCGAGCATCGACTTTCGCCCGGCCCGGGCCAATGCCCTGCTGGGGGTAAAGCTCGCGCCGGAATTTGACCAGGCCGTGCTTACCGGCATGGGCTGCACGGTAGACGCCTCCACCGACGTGTGGCGCGTGGGGCAGCCCTCCTGGCGGCCCGACCTCACCCGCGAGGCCGACCTTATCGAAGAAGTGGGCCGGGTTCACGGGCTGGACACCATCGCCCCCGAACTGCCCCCCGTCTGCCGCGATCTTGCGCATGCGGGCGAACCGGAATCGCGCTTTGCCTTCTGGCTGCGTCTCAAGCACTGGGGAGCGGGGCTGGGCCTGAATGAAGCCGTCAACTACAGCTTTGTGGGCCATAAGGATCTGGATCACCTGGGGCTGCCACGCGAAGGCCGCATTTCCATCATGAATCCCCTGTCAGCGGAGCAGGACGCCCTGCGCACCGCACTGGCCCCCGGCCTGCTGCACGACCTGCGCAACAACCTGGCCCAGGGCGCACAGGGGCTGCGCTTTTTCGAGCTTGCCCATACCTTTGAGGCTGATGCCGCCTCCGAGACCACTGCCCGCGAAACCGGCATGCTGGGCGTGCTGCTGTACGGCTCGCGTTTTGACACGGCATGGCCCCAGGCTGAAGGCGACATGGATTATATGGACCTCAAGGGCATTGTGGAAAACCTTATGCGTTTTCTGCACCTGCCGGCGCCGGTCTGCACGCTTGCCGCGGAACATCCCTTCCTGCTGCCCTGCGTTGAAGTTGCCGTTGACGGCCGTGCCGCAGGCGTTATGGGGCGTGTCAAGCCCGCCATGGCCGATGAGTTTCATGCCCGCAAAGACGTATGGCTGGCCGAGCTGAACCTGGAAATCCTGCGCGAGCTGCACGATGCGGCCCGGGTGCGCTTCCGGCCTCTGCCCGTGTATCCGCCGGTACGCCGCGACATTACGGTCATGGCCGGGCCGGGGCTTACTGTGAGCGCCGTCATGGCGCATGTGCGCGGCCTTGCCCTGCCCCTGCTCGAAGACCTTGTTCTTGTAGACTGCTTTGAACCCAAGCCGGCCGAGGGGCAGGAGGCTGTGCGAAACCTCACCTTCCGCCTGACCTTCCGCCACGCGGACCGCACCCTCAAGGATGCAGAAGTGGACAAGGAACGGGAAAAAGTGGCACAGTCGCTCGTAGCGGCTCTGGGAGTAAAAATCTAG
- a CDS encoding MerR family transcriptional regulator, with amino-acid sequence MSDHSEEKTYRIGEVAEMLNLKTHVLRFWETEFPQLAPLRTGKGQRLYTEDHIGLLRRIQQLLHEQGMTIEGARRVLHGSAVLDESLPERVAAVPDPDFMRMLRRELTAVRRLLSGQ; translated from the coding sequence ATGTCGGATCACAGTGAAGAAAAAACCTACCGCATCGGTGAAGTGGCGGAAATGCTCAACCTCAAGACCCATGTGCTGCGCTTCTGGGAGACGGAATTTCCCCAACTGGCCCCCCTGCGCACGGGCAAGGGGCAACGCCTTTACACAGAAGACCACATAGGCCTTTTGCGTCGCATACAGCAATTGCTGCATGAACAGGGCATGACCATTGAGGGCGCGCGCCGCGTGCTGCACGGCAGCGCCGTACTGGACGAAAGCCTGCCTGAGCGTGTTGCCGCAGTGCCGGACCCGGACTTCATGCGCATGCTCCGGCGCGAGCTTACGGCGGTGCGCCGTCTGCTCAGCGGCCAGTAG
- the rpe gene encoding ribulose-phosphate 3-epimerase: MILSPSLLSADFSRLAEELQALEAAGVTWLHLDVMDGAFVPNITFGPPLIKALRPGSGLFFDVHLMVENPARYIQDFRDAGADMLVIHTEADRHPQRTLAAIRDMGCRAGVALNPGTDLGAIRWLVNDLDMLLVMSVNPGFSGQAFIPATFDKVRSARRLLDACGGEDVLIQVDGGVCPENTAQLVEAGADVLVSGSAFFGHKPYDARLAAFMKSLDGREQRPALQKAARRQTFALTHPKQK; encoded by the coding sequence ATGATTCTATCACCCTCGCTGCTTTCCGCCGATTTTTCCCGCCTGGCCGAAGAGTTGCAAGCTCTTGAGGCCGCCGGGGTTACCTGGCTGCACCTTGATGTGATGGACGGGGCCTTTGTACCCAACATCACCTTTGGTCCCCCGCTGATCAAGGCCCTGAGGCCCGGCAGCGGGCTTTTTTTTGACGTGCATCTCATGGTGGAAAACCCCGCCCGCTATATTCAGGACTTCAGGGACGCGGGGGCGGATATGCTTGTTATTCATACAGAGGCCGACCGCCACCCGCAGCGCACGCTTGCCGCCATCCGCGACATGGGCTGCCGCGCGGGCGTGGCGCTGAACCCCGGCACAGACCTTGGCGCCATACGCTGGCTTGTCAATGATCTGGACATGCTGCTCGTCATGAGCGTCAACCCCGGCTTTTCCGGCCAGGCCTTCATTCCCGCCACCTTTGACAAGGTCCGCAGTGCCCGCCGCCTGCTGGATGCCTGCGGCGGCGAAGATGTTCTTATTCAGGTGGACGGTGGCGTATGCCCCGAAAATACGGCCCAGCTGGTAGAAGCCGGGGCCGACGTGCTGGTGTCAGGCTCGGCCTTTTTCGGGCACAAGCCCTATGACGCCCGCCTGGCGGCCTTCATGAAATCTCTGGACGGCCGCGAGCAGCGCCCCGCGCTGCAAAAGGCCGCCCGGCGTCAGACCTTTGCCCTTACTCATCCCAAGCAAAAATAG
- the tkt gene encoding transketolase, whose amino-acid sequence MPTRRQCANAIRALAMDAIEKARSGHPGAPLGMADMAEALWRHGFRHNPANPLWFNRDRFVLSNGHASMLLYALLHLTGYDIPMEEIRNFRQWGAKTAGHPEYEPHLGIEMTTGPLGQGIASAVGMALAESMLAAQFNTPEYKVVDHHTYVFVGDGCLMEGVSHEACSLAGTWGLGKLIAMYDSNGISIDGKIDGWFNEDVAARYRAYNWQVIGPVDGHDAAALDKALAEAKADTDRPSLIICRTHIGFASPKADSASSHGSPLGEDGVAATRDALGWHEPPFTIPQDIYSAWNARVAGKSLEAAWDNLFAAYAEAHPEKAAELTRRMRGELPADWAEIARNAVTEAVSQGADTATRVASKTTLEYLVPRLPELAGGSADLTGSVGTLTSSSVHMDVKNHTGNYISYGVREFGMSAIMNGLALHGGFIPYAGTFLAFADQAKNALRLAAIMGIRVIWVLTHDSIGVGEDGPTHQPVEQLGMLRLMPGFNLWRPCDTVETAVAWTCALEAGHTPSGLSLSRQTLPFCPRSEEQVAAIARGGYVLRDCEGTPEIIIMATGSEVALALGAAEQLAADGRKARVVSMPCAEVFDAQSDEYKESVLPSAVRARLAIEASASDWWLKYVGLDGAVIGMEGFGASAPGKVVFERLGFTVANTLEKARALMAGKR is encoded by the coding sequence ATGCCCACCCGCAGACAGTGCGCCAACGCCATCCGCGCCCTTGCCATGGACGCTATTGAGAAAGCCCGCTCCGGCCACCCCGGTGCGCCCCTCGGCATGGCCGATATGGCCGAAGCCCTCTGGCGGCACGGTTTCAGGCATAATCCTGCCAATCCCCTGTGGTTCAACCGCGACCGCTTTGTACTCTCCAACGGGCATGCGTCCATGCTGCTCTACGCCCTGCTGCACCTCACGGGCTACGACATCCCCATGGAAGAAATACGCAATTTCCGCCAGTGGGGAGCAAAAACCGCCGGGCATCCCGAATACGAGCCGCATCTGGGTATTGAAATGACCACCGGCCCTCTGGGGCAGGGCATTGCCTCCGCCGTGGGCATGGCCCTGGCCGAGAGCATGCTGGCCGCGCAGTTCAACACTCCCGAGTACAAGGTTGTGGACCACCACACCTACGTTTTTGTGGGCGACGGCTGCCTGATGGAAGGCGTTTCGCATGAGGCCTGTTCCCTTGCGGGAACCTGGGGCCTCGGCAAGCTCATCGCCATGTATGACTCCAACGGTATTTCCATTGACGGCAAGATCGACGGCTGGTTCAACGAAGACGTGGCCGCCCGCTACCGCGCCTACAACTGGCAGGTCATCGGCCCTGTTGACGGGCATGACGCCGCCGCTCTGGACAAAGCCCTGGCCGAAGCAAAGGCCGATACGGACCGCCCGAGCCTCATCATCTGCCGCACCCACATCGGCTTCGCCTCTCCCAAGGCCGATTCGGCCTCCAGCCACGGCTCCCCCCTGGGCGAAGACGGCGTAGCCGCCACGCGCGATGCCCTTGGCTGGCACGAACCGCCCTTTACCATTCCGCAGGACATCTACAGCGCCTGGAACGCACGTGTGGCCGGAAAATCTCTGGAAGCGGCATGGGACAATCTTTTTGCCGCCTATGCCGAAGCCCATCCTGAAAAGGCCGCCGAACTGACCCGGCGCATGCGCGGCGAACTGCCCGCAGACTGGGCTGAAATTGCCCGCAACGCCGTTACCGAGGCCGTCAGCCAGGGGGCCGATACGGCTACCCGTGTGGCCTCCAAAACAACCCTGGAATATCTTGTGCCGCGCCTGCCCGAACTGGCGGGCGGCTCTGCCGACCTCACAGGCTCTGTTGGTACGCTCACAAGCTCGTCGGTACATATGGATGTAAAGAATCACACCGGCAACTACATTTCCTATGGCGTGCGCGAATTCGGCATGAGTGCCATCATGAACGGCCTGGCCCTGCACGGCGGCTTTATTCCCTATGCAGGAACGTTCCTTGCGTTTGCCGATCAAGCCAAAAACGCCCTGCGTCTGGCTGCCATTATGGGCATCCGCGTCATATGGGTGCTGACGCACGACTCCATCGGCGTGGGTGAAGACGGTCCCACCCACCAGCCTGTGGAACAGCTGGGGATGCTGCGCCTCATGCCGGGCTTCAACCTCTGGCGCCCCTGCGACACAGTGGAAACCGCCGTGGCCTGGACTTGCGCCCTGGAAGCCGGGCATACGCCTTCGGGCCTCTCCCTTTCGCGCCAGACCCTGCCCTTCTGCCCGCGCAGCGAGGAACAGGTGGCGGCTATTGCCCGTGGCGGCTATGTGCTGCGCGACTGCGAAGGAACCCCCGAGATCATCATCATGGCTACCGGTTCCGAAGTTGCCCTGGCGCTTGGCGCTGCCGAACAGCTTGCCGCTGACGGCCGCAAGGCGCGTGTCGTCTCCATGCCCTGCGCCGAGGTATTTGACGCCCAGAGCGATGAATACAAAGAAAGCGTGCTGCCTTCCGCTGTCCGTGCGCGGCTGGCGATTGAAGCCTCTGCGTCTGACTGGTGGCTCAAGTATGTAGGCCTTGACGGAGCGGTTATCGGCATGGAAGGCTTTGGGGCTTCGGCTCCGGGCAAGGTGGTTTTTGAACGTCTTGGCTTTACCGTAGCCAACACGCTGGAAAAAGCCCGCGCCCTCATGGCCGGAAAACGCTGA
- a CDS encoding phosphoglycerate kinase, translated as MPVTKMQDLDLGGKTVVIREDLNVPMKDGIITNDKRIRAALPTIQLALEKGAGVIVLSHLGRPTEGQYDQQFSLAPVADRLAQLLGQPVTLAKSLDEAKTAPGQVTLLENVRFLPGEKKNDPELAAKLAGLGDVYVMDAFGSAHRAHASTEGAVRTAAVACAGPLLQAELEAFDKVLDNPARPVVAIVGGAKVSTKLALLENLLEKVDVLIVGGGIANTFLAAAGYMVGKSLYEEDLLPEAQKIMALAKTLNKELPLPVDVITAEELAPRQQTMLHAVGDVPGDQMILDIGPETLTLYEKFLSKAATVVWNGPVGAFEIEPFGDGTKALAEYLSDSKAFVVVGGGDSVAAVEKYGLADRMGYISTGGGASLELLEGKKLPSVAALEDRAQADA; from the coding sequence ATGCCCGTAACAAAAATGCAGGATCTTGATCTTGGCGGAAAAACGGTTGTCATCCGCGAAGACCTCAATGTGCCGATGAAGGACGGAATCATCACCAATGACAAGCGCATCCGCGCAGCCCTGCCCACAATACAGCTGGCGCTGGAAAAAGGCGCGGGCGTCATTGTGCTGTCGCACCTGGGGCGCCCCACTGAAGGGCAGTATGACCAGCAGTTTTCTCTCGCTCCCGTGGCTGACCGTCTGGCCCAGCTGCTGGGGCAGCCCGTGACCCTGGCAAAGAGCCTGGACGAGGCCAAAACTGCTCCCGGACAGGTAACCCTGCTCGAAAACGTGCGCTTTCTGCCCGGAGAAAAAAAGAATGATCCCGAACTGGCAGCCAAACTTGCCGGGCTTGGCGATGTGTATGTAATGGACGCTTTCGGCTCGGCCCACCGCGCCCACGCTTCTACCGAAGGCGCTGTGCGCACCGCCGCTGTGGCCTGCGCCGGTCCCCTGCTGCAGGCCGAACTGGAAGCCTTTGACAAGGTGCTTGACAATCCCGCCAGGCCTGTGGTGGCCATTGTCGGCGGCGCCAAGGTTTCCACCAAGCTGGCCCTGCTCGAAAACCTGCTGGAAAAAGTGGATGTGCTCATCGTGGGCGGCGGCATCGCCAACACCTTTCTTGCCGCGGCCGGATATATGGTGGGCAAGTCTCTGTATGAAGAAGACCTGCTGCCCGAAGCCCAGAAGATCATGGCGCTGGCAAAGACCCTCAACAAGGAACTGCCCCTGCCCGTGGACGTGATCACCGCCGAAGAACTGGCCCCCCGCCAGCAGACCATGCTGCACGCCGTGGGTGATGTGCCGGGCGACCAGATGATTCTTGATATCGGCCCCGAAACGCTGACCCTGTATGAAAAATTTCTCTCCAAGGCGGCCACGGTGGTCTGGAACGGCCCGGTCGGCGCATTTGAGATAGAACCTTTTGGCGACGGGACAAAGGCCCTGGCCGAATACCTGAGCGATTCCAAGGCCTTTGTGGTTGTGGGTGGCGGCGACAGCGTAGCTGCCGTGGAAAAATACGGCCTGGCCGACCGCATGGGCTATATCTCTACCGGCGGCGGCGCTTCGCTGGAACTGCTTGAAGGCAAAAAACTGCCTTCCGTTGCGGCGCTGGAAGACCGCGCCCAGGCGGACGCATGA
- a CDS encoding MipA/OmpV family protein: MKKRFILNSLLLLPLWICCLLAAPAAQAQELWEDDPDAPAVTAQQDRWGFNAGIGASLRTSEYKGINSLGSPLPLLGYEGNWLYLRGLSGGVHVFKNRYHEFNVQLSYLPQHFYASWSDNDRMKRLDDRYSSLMAGLNYTLRSRYGLASATLSTDVLGVNNGVMADVSYAYPLRFENIVIMPSVGAQWTDSNYNDYYYSVSSSESRKSGLKEYSPESAFSPYAGLTLRVALTDSWSVLVNGKALFLGSEVTDSPMVERSTTYSFNAGFLYAF, translated from the coding sequence ATGAAAAAACGCTTCATCCTGAATTCGCTGCTTCTGCTGCCGCTGTGGATCTGCTGCCTGCTGGCAGCGCCCGCCGCCCAGGCCCAGGAACTGTGGGAAGATGATCCGGACGCCCCTGCCGTAACCGCGCAGCAGGACCGGTGGGGTTTTAATGCGGGCATCGGGGCATCGTTGCGCACATCGGAATACAAGGGCATCAACTCGCTGGGTTCGCCTCTGCCCCTGCTGGGCTACGAAGGCAACTGGCTGTACCTGCGTGGCCTGAGCGGCGGTGTGCACGTCTTCAAGAACCGCTATCACGAGTTCAATGTCCAGCTTTCCTATCTGCCACAGCATTTTTATGCGTCCTGGAGCGACAATGACAGGATGAAACGGCTGGATGACCGCTATTCTTCGCTCATGGCCGGTCTGAACTACACCCTGCGCTCCCGCTATGGCCTGGCTTCGGCCACACTGTCCACGGACGTTCTCGGCGTCAATAACGGCGTCATGGCCGATGTTTCCTATGCCTATCCACTGCGCTTCGAAAATATTGTCATCATGCCCTCGGTGGGTGCGCAGTGGACTGACAGCAACTACAATGACTATTATTACAGTGTCAGTTCCAGTGAGTCGCGCAAAAGCGGCCTGAAAGAATACAGCCCGGAAAGCGCGTTCTCACCCTATGCCGGGCTGACGCTGCGCGTGGCGCTTACCGACAGCTGGAGCGTCCTTGTCAACGGCAAGGCCCTTTTTCTGGGAAGCGAAGTGACCGACAGCCCCATGGTGGAACGCAGTACCACGTACTCTTTCAATGCGGGTTTTCTGTACGCTTTTTAG